A genomic segment from Tachysurus fulvidraco isolate hzauxx_2018 chromosome 21, HZAU_PFXX_2.0, whole genome shotgun sequence encodes:
- the LOC113640046 gene encoding liver-expressed antimicrobial peptide 2-like, whose translation MRPSRIRLFALTVLVSLICVIQVETAPVMDTWASGLIHRAKRSLLWRWNTLKPVGAGCRDNYECGTNYCRRNICAFQPKSSSS comes from the exons ATGAGACCATCAAGAATCAGGCTCTTTGCACTTACTGTGCTTGTGTCTCTAATCTGTGTGATCCAG GTAGAGACAGCTCCAGTAATGGACACCTGGGCATCAGGACTCATACACCGTGCCAAGCGTTCTCTACTTTGGCGCTGGAACACATTGAAGCCGGTGGGTGCAGGATGCAGAGATAATTACGAATGTGGCACAAATTactgcag GAGAAACATCTGTGCATTCCAGCCTAAATCCTCTTCGTcctaa